From Achromobacter spanius, a single genomic window includes:
- a CDS encoding DUF1840 domain-containing protein, whose amino-acid sequence MLITFHSKVVAEVLMLTDHAGALLQAAGKPVGDKIPERGVFTVEQLGPAISGIERAIDEYQHTHDSHDEEDEDKAPAAPMARAVGLKERAFPLLDMMRQSQAAGAEVTWEVSRGW is encoded by the coding sequence ATGCTGATCACTTTTCACTCCAAGGTCGTGGCCGAAGTCCTGATGCTGACCGACCACGCCGGCGCCCTGTTGCAGGCGGCAGGCAAGCCGGTCGGCGACAAGATCCCCGAGCGCGGCGTCTTTACCGTGGAGCAGCTTGGACCGGCCATCAGCGGCATCGAACGCGCGATCGACGAGTACCAGCACACCCATGACAGCCACGACGAGGAAGACGAGGACAAGGCGCCCGCCGCCCCGATGGCGCGCGCGGTGGGCCTGAAGGAACGTGCCTTCCCCCTGCTGGACATGATGCGCCAGTCGCAGGCCGCCGGCGCCGAGGTCACCTGGGAAGTGTCGCGGGGCTGGTAG
- the leuA gene encoding 2-isopropylmalate synthase yields the protein MMLANPATKYVPFAPFTRDFSERTWPSRRITKAPIWMSTDLRDGNQALIEPMSVERKVRFFEQLVKIGFKEIEVGFPSASQTDFDFVRKLIDEKRIPDDVTIIVLTQSREDLISRTVEAAAGAKQAIVHMYNACAPAFRKVVFNMSKDEIKNIATTGTRLIKQYTSQRPETKWGYEYSPEVFSTTEPEFALEVSDAVAEVWQPTPDNKMVLNLPATIEATTPNLYADQIEWMHKNLARRDSIVLSVHPHNDRGTAVAAAEFAVMAGADRIEGCLFGSGERTGNVDLVTLALNLYTQGVHPGLDFSDIDEVRRCAEYCNQLPVHPRHPYAGDLVFTAFSGSHQDAIKKGFALQKADAVWEVPYLPIDPADLGRSYDAVIRVNSQSGKGGVSYLLEQEHGLVLPRRLQIEFSRAIQRVTDETGREVTADDVHTIFNREYLEQKAPWKLIRHRIDGDPSAGEGQHFSIEAELEYNGERRIVSGKGDGAISAFVAALDVPVRIMDYHEHAIGTGTGTRAASYVELRVGESATGFGVGIDRDIVTASFQAVLSAVNRHINSGAVTAEQEAAEAV from the coding sequence GTGATGCTTGCCAACCCCGCCACCAAATACGTCCCCTTCGCGCCCTTTACCCGCGATTTCTCCGAACGCACCTGGCCCAGCCGCCGCATCACGAAGGCGCCGATCTGGATGAGCACGGACCTGCGCGACGGCAACCAGGCGCTGATCGAGCCGATGAGCGTGGAACGCAAGGTCCGCTTCTTCGAACAGCTCGTGAAGATCGGCTTCAAGGAAATCGAAGTCGGTTTCCCGTCCGCGTCGCAGACCGACTTCGACTTCGTGCGCAAGCTCATCGACGAGAAGCGCATTCCCGATGACGTGACCATCATCGTGCTGACCCAGTCGCGCGAAGACCTGATCAGCCGCACCGTGGAAGCCGCCGCGGGCGCCAAGCAAGCCATCGTCCACATGTACAACGCGTGCGCACCGGCCTTCCGCAAGGTCGTGTTCAACATGTCCAAGGACGAGATCAAGAACATCGCCACCACCGGCACGCGCCTCATCAAGCAGTACACGTCGCAGCGTCCCGAAACCAAGTGGGGCTACGAATACTCGCCCGAAGTCTTCAGCACGACCGAACCCGAATTCGCGCTGGAAGTCTCCGACGCCGTCGCCGAGGTGTGGCAGCCCACGCCCGACAACAAGATGGTGCTGAACCTGCCCGCCACCATCGAGGCCACGACGCCCAACCTGTACGCCGACCAGATCGAGTGGATGCACAAGAACCTGGCCCGCCGCGACAGCATCGTGCTCAGCGTCCATCCGCACAATGACCGCGGCACCGCCGTGGCTGCCGCCGAGTTTGCCGTGATGGCCGGCGCCGACCGCATCGAAGGCTGCCTCTTCGGCAGCGGCGAGCGCACCGGCAACGTCGACCTCGTCACGCTGGCGCTCAACCTCTACACGCAGGGCGTGCACCCCGGCCTGGACTTCTCGGACATCGACGAAGTGCGCCGCTGCGCCGAGTACTGCAACCAGTTGCCCGTCCATCCGCGTCATCCGTACGCGGGCGACCTGGTCTTTACCGCGTTCTCGGGCTCGCACCAGGACGCGATCAAGAAGGGCTTTGCGTTGCAGAAGGCGGACGCCGTCTGGGAAGTGCCGTACTTGCCGATCGACCCCGCCGACCTCGGCCGCAGCTACGACGCCGTGATCCGCGTGAACAGCCAGTCGGGCAAGGGCGGTGTGTCGTACCTGCTCGAACAGGAACACGGCCTGGTGTTGCCGCGCCGCTTGCAGATCGAATTCAGCCGCGCCATCCAGCGCGTCACGGACGAGACCGGCCGTGAAGTCACCGCCGACGACGTGCACACGATCTTCAACCGCGAATACCTTGAGCAGAAGGCGCCGTGGAAGCTGATCCGTCATCGCATCGACGGCGATCCGTCCGCCGGCGAAGGCCAGCACTTCAGCATCGAAGCCGAACTTGAATACAACGGCGAACGCCGCATCGTGAGCGGCAAGGGCGACGGCGCAATTTCCGCCTTCGTGGCCGCGCTGGACGTGCCCGTGCGCATCATGGATTACCACGAGCACGCCATCGGCACCGGCACCGGCACGCGCGCCGCATCCTATGTCGAACTGCGCGTCGGCGAATCCGCCACGGGCTTTGGCGTGGGCATCGACCGCGACATCGTGACGGCCTCGTTCCAGGCCGTGCTGAGCGCCGTCAACCGCCACATCAATTCCGGCGCCGTCACCGCCGAACAGGAAGCCGCCGAAGCCGTGTGA
- the rpoN gene encoding RNA polymerase factor sigma-54 translates to MQNIVPMTRPILELRPGQHLTLTPQLQQSIRLLQLSTLDLEAEISQVLAENPLLDREDEPSSAEAESRSESERESSVQDDEPAAERETPIDEMPGSGGVYPDDDASLPEAARPDTLREHLLGQLALTRAAPRDVALASLLIDELDENGYLGSPLDEILGWLPAEMEPDMDELRAALSLLQSFDPAGIGARDMADCLHLQLRNPDLTRLPEAADPAVLACARRICAEHLPLLATGNAVRLCAALGCDEPTFRAAHSLILRLEPRPGRAWTVPAAEYAVPDVIVRKTRRGWQATLNSAAVPRLQVNGLYAQMLSNQKESAHAGLQAQLQQAKWMIRNVEQRFDTILRVSQAIVERQTAFFSQGPAAMRPLILKDIAGELGLHESTISRATTQKYMLTPFGTLELKRFFGTGVSTEGGDATSATAVQTYIRQMVADENRAKPLSDSQIMQKLADQGIVIARRTVAKYREALRIAPAALRKAQAAAR, encoded by the coding sequence ATGCAAAATATTGTACCTATGACCCGTCCAATTTTAGAACTGCGGCCTGGCCAGCACCTGACGCTGACCCCACAACTTCAGCAATCGATCCGGTTGCTGCAGCTGTCGACGCTCGACCTTGAAGCGGAAATCTCGCAAGTGCTGGCCGAAAATCCCCTGCTGGATCGGGAGGACGAGCCGTCGTCGGCCGAGGCGGAGTCGCGGTCCGAGTCCGAGCGCGAATCCTCCGTGCAGGACGACGAGCCGGCGGCCGAGCGCGAGACGCCCATCGACGAAATGCCGGGTTCGGGCGGCGTGTACCCCGATGACGACGCCAGCCTGCCCGAGGCGGCGCGTCCGGACACCTTGCGCGAGCACCTGCTGGGCCAGCTTGCCTTGACCCGGGCGGCCCCGCGCGATGTCGCGCTGGCGTCCCTGTTGATCGACGAACTGGACGAAAACGGCTATCTCGGATCGCCGCTGGACGAAATCCTGGGCTGGCTCCCTGCCGAAATGGAGCCCGACATGGACGAGCTGCGGGCGGCGTTGTCGCTGCTGCAGTCGTTTGATCCCGCCGGCATTGGCGCGCGCGACATGGCTGACTGCTTGCACCTTCAGTTGCGCAATCCCGACCTCACCCGGTTGCCCGAGGCCGCTGACCCCGCCGTGCTGGCCTGTGCCCGGCGTATCTGCGCCGAGCACCTGCCCCTGCTCGCGACCGGCAACGCCGTGCGCCTTTGTGCGGCGCTCGGCTGCGACGAGCCCACGTTTCGCGCGGCGCATTCGCTGATCCTGCGCCTGGAGCCCCGGCCCGGGCGGGCATGGACGGTGCCGGCGGCCGAGTACGCGGTGCCGGACGTCATCGTGCGCAAAACCCGGCGCGGCTGGCAGGCCACGCTCAACAGCGCCGCGGTGCCGCGGCTGCAAGTCAACGGCCTGTACGCGCAGATGCTCAGCAATCAGAAGGAGTCCGCGCACGCCGGGCTGCAGGCCCAACTGCAGCAGGCCAAATGGATGATCCGGAATGTGGAGCAGCGTTTTGACACCATCCTGCGTGTGTCGCAGGCCATCGTCGAACGCCAGACGGCATTCTTCAGCCAGGGCCCGGCGGCCATGCGGCCGCTCATCCTGAAAGACATCGCCGGCGAACTGGGATTGCACGAGTCGACCATTTCACGCGCCACAACACAGAAGTACATGCTCACTCCGTTTGGCACGCTGGAGCTTAAGCGCTTCTTTGGCACGGGGGTTTCGACCGAAGGCGGCGACGCCACGTCGGCAACGGCGGTGCAGACCTACATCCGCCAGATGGTGGCCGACGAAAATCGCGCCAAGCCGTTGTCGGACAGCCAGATCATGCAAAAACTGGCCGATCAGGGGATAGTGATCGCCCGTCGGACGGTGGCAAAGTACCGCGAAGCGCTGCGGATTGCCCCGGCCGCGCTGCGCAAGGCGCAAGCCGCCGCCCGCTGA
- a CDS encoding ABC transporter ATP-binding protein — translation MSSIVLDNLTKQYAGAAAIQGVSFTVPAGSFTVLLGPSGCGKSTTLRMIAGLDTPTSGTIRIGDRDVTQLPPAKRRISMVFQSYALFPHLSVRENILFGLKVRKEPAKDFDRRLKRVADLLGLSHLLDRKPSQLSGGQQQRVALGRAVISEAPVCLMDEPLSNLDAQLRHEMRREIRALQQSLGITMVYVTHDQTEAMSMADQVVLLRGGQIEQHDTPDGLYARPASEFAARFIGTPPMNLINLTQQQGATMITGTQGPAIANAPAGAVKLGVRPEHIRIDGDGIAATVESVEYFGADSIVVCRIGDTGGVAVRVGGHLRASAGESLRLSWPDGQQHFFAADSAVINTDGR, via the coding sequence ATGTCATCCATCGTTCTGGATAACCTCACCAAACAGTACGCCGGCGCGGCGGCGATCCAAGGCGTGAGCTTCACGGTTCCGGCCGGCAGCTTCACCGTTCTGCTGGGTCCGTCCGGTTGCGGCAAGTCGACGACGCTGCGCATGATCGCCGGCCTGGATACGCCCACGTCGGGCACCATCCGCATCGGCGACCGCGACGTCACGCAACTGCCGCCGGCCAAGCGCCGCATCTCAATGGTGTTCCAGTCGTACGCGCTGTTTCCGCACCTGTCGGTGCGCGAGAACATCCTGTTCGGCCTGAAGGTGCGCAAAGAGCCCGCCAAGGACTTCGACCGGCGCTTGAAGCGCGTGGCCGATCTGCTGGGCCTGTCGCACCTCTTGGACCGCAAGCCGTCGCAACTGTCCGGTGGTCAGCAGCAGCGCGTGGCGCTGGGCCGAGCCGTGATTTCCGAAGCGCCGGTCTGCCTGATGGACGAACCCCTTTCCAACCTGGACGCCCAGCTGCGCCACGAAATGCGCCGCGAGATCCGCGCATTGCAGCAAAGCCTGGGCATCACCATGGTCTACGTCACGCACGATCAGACCGAGGCCATGAGCATGGCCGATCAGGTGGTGCTGCTGCGCGGTGGCCAGATCGAACAGCACGACACGCCCGATGGCCTGTATGCGCGTCCGGCCAGTGAGTTCGCGGCGCGCTTCATCGGCACGCCGCCAATGAACCTGATCAACCTGACGCAGCAACAAGGTGCCACGATGATCACCGGCACGCAGGGCCCCGCCATCGCGAATGCGCCCGCCGGCGCCGTGAAGCTGGGCGTGCGTCCTGAACACATACGCATCGACGGCGACGGCATCGCAGCCACCGTCGAAAGCGTGGAATATTTCGGCGCGGACTCCATCGTGGTGTGCCGCATCGGCGACACGGGCGGCGTGGCCGTCCGGGTCGGCGGCCATCTGCGCGCAAGCGCGGGTGAGTCGCTGCGCCTGTCCTGGCCGGACGGGCAACAGCATTTCTTTGCCGCCGATTCGGCGGTCATCAACACCGACGGGCGCTAG
- a CDS encoding phosphodiesterase, giving the protein MLIAQITDLHMRTPGDKAYGIIDPAAFLAPAVRALNALTPRPDCVLITGDLTDLGKPIEYQTLREHLQALEIPYFLLPGNHDDRAQLRAAFPDHAYLQDGGQFVQYAIETYPLRMLALDTVVPMKSHGELCQTRLDWLAERLAEQPGRPTLVLMHHPPFLTGIEHMDDIGLLAGAPELERIVARYPNVERVLCGHLHRTIFQRFGGTIASTCPGTAHQLALELGPRPTLQYIMEPPGYQLHWWQGGNLVTHHAVIGDYPGPYPFG; this is encoded by the coding sequence ATGCTCATCGCACAAATCACCGACCTCCACATGCGCACCCCGGGAGACAAGGCCTACGGCATCATCGACCCGGCGGCCTTCCTGGCGCCCGCGGTGCGCGCGCTGAATGCGCTGACGCCGCGCCCTGATTGCGTGCTGATCACCGGCGACCTGACGGACCTGGGCAAGCCCATCGAATACCAGACGCTGCGCGAGCATCTGCAGGCGCTGGAGATTCCATATTTCCTGCTGCCCGGCAACCACGACGACCGCGCCCAATTGCGCGCCGCGTTTCCCGACCACGCGTACCTGCAGGACGGCGGTCAATTCGTGCAGTACGCCATCGAGACCTATCCGCTGCGCATGCTGGCGCTGGACACCGTGGTGCCGATGAAGAGCCACGGCGAACTCTGCCAGACGCGCCTGGACTGGCTGGCAGAGCGCCTGGCCGAACAGCCCGGCCGCCCCACGCTGGTGCTGATGCACCATCCGCCGTTCCTGACCGGCATCGAGCACATGGACGACATTGGCCTCTTGGCCGGCGCACCGGAACTGGAACGCATCGTCGCCCGCTATCCCAACGTCGAACGCGTGCTGTGCGGCCATCTGCATCGCACGATCTTCCAGCGCTTTGGCGGCACCATCGCATCGACCTGTCCCGGCACGGCCCACCAGCTTGCGCTGGAACTCGGTCCGCGACCGACGCTGCAATACATCATGGAACCGCCCGGCTATCAGCTGCATTGGTGGCAAGGCGGCAATCTGGTCACGCATCACGCCGTCATCGGGGATTACCCCGGCCCGTATCCCTTTGGTTGA
- a CDS encoding amidase has product MSTALNRLGAVEAARKLQRRELTAVQLVRACFARIEQRENTVHAWTALQKQAALDQAETLDRGALRGPLHGLPIGVKDLFDTADLPTRYGSPIYDRHRPGQDAASVALCRGAGAVVIGKTVTTEFATYQAGPTRNPRNEAYTPGGSSSGSAAAVADDMVPFALGSQTAGSIIRPASYCGVVGFKPTFGGISRAGVKSLAESLDTVGGFARSVEDVALFSSVLMRDPRMLDLSYHDAPRVGMYRSLQWRHAQPETKEAFAQAAAILSRAGAKVEEVPLPPEHCVLVQLHSDIMAFEASQALAYERLEHAVQLSPKLQAILESGAHISAEQHIKNLQRAAESRARVDAWFQQYDVLIAPSASGEAPFADLGTGDPQFSRAWTLFGLPCLNLPFATGPQGLPVGLQLVGARYEDHRLLAIGAWIHARLLAANAPDIGASDMWPRG; this is encoded by the coding sequence ATGTCTACTGCCTTGAACAGACTGGGCGCGGTCGAAGCCGCGCGCAAGCTGCAACGGCGCGAACTGACCGCAGTGCAATTGGTGCGCGCCTGCTTCGCGCGCATCGAACAGCGCGAGAACACCGTCCATGCCTGGACGGCCCTGCAGAAGCAGGCCGCGCTCGATCAGGCCGAAACCCTCGACCGCGGCGCGTTGCGCGGTCCGCTGCACGGCCTGCCCATCGGCGTGAAAGACCTGTTCGATACCGCCGACCTGCCCACCCGCTACGGGTCTCCCATCTACGACCGCCACCGTCCCGGCCAGGATGCCGCCTCAGTAGCGCTGTGCCGCGGCGCGGGCGCCGTCGTCATCGGCAAGACGGTCACCACCGAATTCGCCACCTACCAGGCCGGCCCCACCCGCAATCCGCGCAACGAGGCCTACACGCCCGGCGGCTCGTCCAGCGGCTCGGCCGCCGCGGTGGCCGACGACATGGTGCCCTTTGCGCTGGGGTCGCAAACTGCAGGCTCCATCATCCGGCCGGCATCGTATTGCGGTGTGGTCGGCTTCAAGCCCACGTTCGGCGGGATCTCCCGCGCCGGCGTGAAAAGCCTGGCCGAATCGCTGGACACGGTCGGCGGATTCGCGCGCTCCGTCGAAGACGTGGCGTTGTTTTCGTCGGTCCTGATGCGCGATCCGCGCATGCTGGATCTGTCCTATCACGACGCGCCGCGCGTGGGCATGTACCGCAGCCTGCAATGGCGCCACGCGCAGCCCGAAACCAAAGAGGCCTTCGCGCAGGCCGCGGCGATCCTGTCGCGCGCGGGCGCCAAGGTCGAAGAAGTGCCGCTGCCGCCGGAGCATTGCGTGCTGGTGCAATTGCATTCGGACATCATGGCGTTCGAGGCCTCGCAGGCGCTTGCGTATGAACGGCTGGAGCACGCCGTGCAGCTCAGTCCCAAGCTGCAGGCTATCCTGGAATCCGGCGCGCACATCAGCGCGGAACAGCACATCAAGAATCTGCAAAGGGCCGCCGAATCGCGTGCGCGGGTCGACGCGTGGTTCCAGCAGTACGACGTGCTGATTGCCCCCAGCGCCAGCGGCGAAGCGCCCTTCGCCGACCTGGGCACGGGCGATCCGCAGTTCTCGCGCGCGTGGACCTTGTTTGGTCTGCCTTGCCTGAACCTGCCATTCGCCACGGGTCCGCAGGGCCTGCCGGTGGGCTTGCAGCTCGTCGGCGCACGCTATGAGGACCATCGCCTGCTCGCCATCGGTGCGTGGATCCATGCGCGCCTGCTGGCCGCGAATGCGCCGGATATTGGCGCCTCCGACATGTGGCCGCGCGGCTGA
- a CDS encoding ABC transporter substrate-binding protein has translation MRRIVLKTLAASLAAACLSLPVQAQNKPVEVEFYYPVAVGGPITKIVDDMVTDFQKENPNIKIKPIYAGSYQDSIAKALTALKGGTPPQLAVLLSTDMFTLIDEDAIVPIDGLAKTDADKKWLGGFYDAFMQNSRSGGHTWGVPFQRSTIVMYYNKDLFKAAGLDPEKPPKTWAELVEYGKKLTKQDASGNTTQWGIEIPSGGAFAYWLFQALTTPNGAILMNEAGNEVYLDKPAVVEAAQFWRDLSAKHKIMPTGTIDWGTTPKDFLEKKAAMVWTTTGNLTNIRKNADFPFGVAMMPQQKRGGSPTGGGNFYIFKSGTPEQQAAALKFAQWATTPERAADWSIATGYVAVTPAAWQTEKMKKYAQEVPAATVARDQLEVSVAEFSTHENQRVTKTLNDALQAALTGSKTPQQALTDAQRESDRILRSYK, from the coding sequence ATGCGACGCATCGTACTCAAGACCCTGGCCGCCAGCCTGGCCGCCGCCTGCCTGTCTCTGCCTGTGCAGGCGCAGAACAAGCCCGTCGAGGTCGAGTTCTATTACCCGGTCGCCGTCGGCGGCCCGATCACCAAGATCGTCGACGACATGGTGACGGATTTCCAGAAGGAAAATCCCAACATCAAGATCAAGCCGATCTACGCCGGTTCGTACCAGGACTCCATCGCCAAGGCGCTGACCGCGCTCAAGGGCGGCACCCCGCCGCAACTGGCCGTGCTGCTGTCCACCGACATGTTCACGCTGATCGACGAGGACGCCATCGTTCCCATCGACGGCCTGGCCAAGACCGACGCCGACAAGAAGTGGCTGGGCGGCTTCTATGACGCCTTCATGCAGAACAGCCGCAGCGGCGGCCACACCTGGGGCGTGCCGTTCCAGCGTTCGACGATCGTCATGTACTACAACAAGGATCTCTTCAAGGCCGCCGGCCTGGATCCCGAAAAGCCGCCCAAGACCTGGGCCGAGCTGGTTGAATACGGCAAGAAGCTGACCAAGCAGGACGCCTCGGGCAACACGACGCAGTGGGGCATCGAGATCCCGTCGGGCGGCGCGTTTGCGTACTGGCTCTTCCAGGCGCTGACCACGCCCAACGGCGCGATCCTGATGAACGAAGCCGGCAACGAGGTCTACCTGGACAAGCCGGCGGTGGTCGAAGCCGCGCAGTTCTGGCGTGACCTGTCGGCCAAGCACAAGATCATGCCGACCGGCACGATCGACTGGGGCACCACGCCCAAGGACTTCCTGGAAAAGAAGGCGGCCATGGTGTGGACCACCACCGGCAACCTGACCAACATCCGCAAGAACGCCGACTTCCCGTTTGGCGTGGCGATGATGCCGCAGCAAAAGCGCGGCGGCAGCCCCACGGGCGGCGGCAACTTCTACATCTTCAAGAGCGGCACGCCGGAACAGCAAGCTGCGGCACTGAAGTTCGCGCAATGGGCCACCACGCCCGAGCGCGCGGCCGACTGGAGCATCGCCACGGGGTACGTGGCCGTGACGCCGGCCGCCTGGCAGACCGAAAAGATGAAGAAGTATGCGCAAGAAGTGCCGGCCGCCACGGTCGCGCGCGACCAGCTGGAAGTCAGCGTGGCGGAATTCTCCACGCATGAAAACCAGCGCGTCACCAAGACCCTGAACGACGCCCTGCAGGCAGCGCTGACGGGTTCGAAGACGCCGCAGCAGGCCCTGACCGACGCGCAGCGCGAGTCCGATCGCATACTGCGTTCCTACAAGTAA
- a CDS encoding carbohydrate ABC transporter permease: MSRSLNALYGWLLLLPAIVLLAAFTHYPAVATLWHSFFSTPKGARPARFVGLDNYAVMRDDPVFWQSLWNNLWFALGTIPTSIGIALIMALWVNRNLAGRGFLRMAYFTPTVLPMVAVANIWLFFYTPQYGLIAQVMGWFGAAGPNWLGNRETALPALMLVTVWKEAGFFMIFYLAALQTVSPSLREAAMLEGASRWQYFRRILWPLLMPTTLFVLINALINAFRLVDHVVVMTRGGPDNASTLLLYYIYQVGFSFWDTAYAATLTVVLLVVLALTALIKFRWLDRRTHYQ; encoded by the coding sequence ATGAGCCGCTCTTTGAATGCGCTTTATGGCTGGCTGCTTCTGCTGCCAGCCATCGTGCTGCTCGCCGCCTTCACGCATTACCCGGCGGTGGCGACGCTTTGGCACAGCTTTTTCTCCACCCCAAAGGGCGCGCGCCCGGCCCGCTTCGTCGGGCTGGACAACTACGCGGTCATGCGCGACGACCCCGTGTTCTGGCAATCGTTGTGGAACAACCTGTGGTTTGCGCTGGGCACCATTCCCACCTCGATCGGCATCGCGCTGATCATGGCGCTGTGGGTCAACCGCAACCTTGCCGGGCGCGGGTTCCTGCGCATGGCGTACTTCACGCCGACGGTGCTGCCGATGGTGGCAGTCGCCAACATCTGGCTGTTCTTCTACACGCCGCAATACGGGCTGATCGCGCAGGTGATGGGCTGGTTCGGCGCGGCGGGTCCCAACTGGCTGGGCAACCGCGAAACCGCGCTGCCCGCGCTGATGCTGGTGACCGTCTGGAAAGAGGCGGGCTTTTTCATGATCTTCTATCTGGCGGCGCTGCAGACGGTGTCGCCGTCGCTGCGTGAAGCGGCCATGCTGGAAGGCGCCTCGCGCTGGCAGTATTTCCGTCGCATCCTGTGGCCGCTGCTCATGCCCACCACGCTCTTCGTGCTGATCAATGCGCTGATCAACGCGTTCCGGCTGGTCGACCACGTGGTCGTGATGACGCGCGGCGGACCGGACAACGCCAGCACCTTGCTGCTCTATTACATCTACCAGGTGGGATTCAGCTTCTGGGACACGGCTTACGCCGCGACCCTGACCGTCGTGTTGCTGGTGGTGCTGGCGCTGACCGCGCTGATCAAGTTCCGCTGGCTGGACCGCAGGACGCACTACCAATGA
- a CDS encoding carbohydrate ABC transporter permease translates to MKDKLDTLGAWALGLLWILPLAYAMWAAFHPPAYATRFDLFAPLTLDNFVRAWNAAPFPRYFLNTFVLVTMVLAAQLVLSTLAGYAFARFEFRGRDFVFMLVLLQLMIMPDVLLVENYRSMSLLGVRDTVFAIGLPYFASAFGIFLLRQTFKTVPRELEEAARMEGANALQILWKVYVPLAKPIYVAYGLVSVSHHWNNFLWPLIITNSVESRPLTVGLQVFSSTDQGIDWSVITAATLMSAAPLLIAFLLFQRQFVQSFMRAGIR, encoded by the coding sequence ATGAAAGACAAGCTCGATACCCTGGGCGCGTGGGCGCTGGGCCTGTTGTGGATCCTGCCGCTGGCCTACGCGATGTGGGCGGCGTTCCATCCGCCGGCGTACGCCACCCGCTTTGATCTCTTCGCGCCGCTGACGCTGGACAACTTCGTGCGCGCCTGGAATGCGGCGCCGTTTCCGCGCTACTTCCTGAACACGTTCGTGCTGGTCACGATGGTGCTGGCCGCGCAGCTCGTGCTGTCGACGCTGGCGGGCTACGCGTTTGCGCGCTTCGAGTTCCGCGGCCGCGATTTCGTCTTCATGCTGGTGCTGTTGCAGCTGATGATCATGCCCGACGTGCTGCTGGTGGAAAACTACCGGTCGATGAGCCTCCTGGGCGTGCGCGACACGGTGTTCGCGATCGGCCTGCCGTACTTTGCCTCGGCCTTCGGCATCTTCCTGTTGCGTCAGACCTTCAAGACGGTCCCGCGCGAACTGGAAGAAGCGGCCCGCATGGAGGGCGCGAATGCGCTGCAGATCCTCTGGAAGGTGTATGTACCGCTGGCCAAGCCGATCTACGTGGCCTACGGGCTGGTGTCGGTCAGCCACCACTGGAACAACTTCCTGTGGCCGCTGATCATCACCAATTCGGTCGAATCCCGGCCGCTGACGGTGGGCCTGCAGGTGTTCTCGTCCACGGACCAGGGCATCGACTGGTCCGTGATCACGGCCGCGACCCTGATGTCGGCCGCGCCGCTGCTGATCGCGTTCCTGCTGTTCCAGCGCCAGTTCGTGCAGTCGTTCATGCGGGCGGGGATCCGGTAG
- a CDS encoding LacI family DNA-binding transcriptional regulator, protein MATRPSPRFSIIEVARKAGVSPATVSRAFNQPEIVHPDTLAHIRNIAKRAGFRPNRVGRSLRSGSTRTIGLILPTLSNPVFAECFEGAERRARESGYSVMLTATGYDPAVESAAVQGLIDHQVDGLILTVADVSKSATLDDLDRSGIPYVLVYNESNDHPFASVDNRAAASDMVAHLAAMGHKRIALVTGPLTASDRARRRLMGARASAKKLGLDAIQHIAMSSHTGSDVDALKAALRGKQAPTALFCSNDLLATAVIADLVGLGLSVPADISVCGFDGMRFGALLTPPLTTVAQPSDGIGQTACSNLLAQIHGQPPQSNRLPHCIVVGGTAASVRR, encoded by the coding sequence ATGGCTACGCGCCCGTCGCCCCGCTTTTCCATCATCGAAGTGGCTCGCAAGGCGGGGGTGTCGCCGGCGACGGTGTCGCGCGCGTTCAACCAGCCGGAGATCGTGCATCCCGACACGCTGGCGCACATCCGCAACATCGCGAAGCGCGCCGGCTTTCGGCCCAACCGCGTGGGCCGCAGCCTGCGTTCGGGCAGCACGCGCACCATCGGGCTGATCCTGCCGACGCTGTCCAATCCCGTGTTTGCCGAGTGCTTCGAAGGCGCCGAACGCCGCGCCCGTGAATCGGGCTACAGCGTCATGCTGACCGCCACCGGCTACGACCCCGCCGTCGAATCGGCCGCCGTGCAGGGCTTGATCGACCATCAGGTCGATGGCCTGATCCTGACGGTGGCCGATGTCAGCAAAAGCGCCACGCTGGACGATCTGGACCGCAGCGGCATCCCTTACGTGCTGGTCTACAACGAATCCAACGACCATCCCTTTGCGTCTGTCGACAATCGCGCCGCGGCAAGCGACATGGTGGCCCACCTGGCCGCGATGGGGCACAAGCGCATCGCGCTGGTGACCGGACCGCTGACCGCCTCGGACCGCGCGCGCCGCCGCCTGATGGGCGCGCGCGCAAGCGCCAAGAAGCTGGGCCTGGACGCGATCCAGCACATCGCCATGAGCTCGCACACCGGCAGCGACGTGGACGCGCTGAAGGCCGCCTTGCGCGGCAAGCAGGCGCCCACGGCACTCTTCTGTTCCAACGACCTGCTGGCCACCGCCGTCATCGCCGACCTGGTGGGACTGGGGTTGTCGGTGCCCGCCGACATTTCCGTGTGCGGTTTTGACGGCATGCGCTTTGGCGCGTTGCTGACCCCGCCGCTGACCACTGTCGCGCAGCCCAGCGACGGCATCGGCCAGACGGCGTGCTCGAACCTGCTGGCGCAGATTCATGGCCAGCCGCCGCAATCGAACCGCCTGCCGCATTGCATCGTCGTCGGCGGCACCGCGGCGTCCGTGCGCCGCTAA